A stretch of Episyrphus balteatus chromosome 2, idEpiBalt1.1, whole genome shotgun sequence DNA encodes these proteins:
- the LOC129912712 gene encoding larval cuticle protein A3A-like, whose amino-acid sequence MNIAFLWYKSIGIVQLKSVRTHSSINTINPLSTQKHLSKPNMAFKFVAFFACIAVASAGLIPAAAPLAAVAQPLLARAEPYDPLPQYSYGYDVQDALSGDSKNQVETRDGDVVRGQYSLNDADGYRRIVDYSADSINGFNAVVRREPLGVALKAVAAAPAPLAYAAAAPALIKAAPAPLAYAAAPAPLAYAHSPALINAAPAPLAYASSPAVYSSGPAIVKTSFASPLISYAY is encoded by the exons ATGAATATCGCATTTCTTTGGTATAAAAGCATTGGAATAGTCCAATTAAAATCAGTACGAACTCACAGTTCAATCAACACAATCAATCCATTATCAACTCAAAAACACTTATCCAAACCTAATATGGCATTCAAG TTTGTTGCTTTTTTCGCTTGCATCGCTGTTGCTAGCGCCGGACTCATTCCTGCTGCTGCTCCACTTGCTGCTGTTGCCCAACCACTCTTGGCCAGGGCTGAGCCCTATGACCCTCTGCCACAGTACAGTTATGGATACGATGTGCAAGATGCTCTTTCCGGTGACAGCAAGAACCAAGTGGAGACTCGTGATGGAGACGTTGTTCGTGGTCAATACTCATTGAACGATGCTGATGGTTACAGACGTATTGTGGACTATTCTGCCGATTCAATCAATGGATTCAATGCTGTTGTTCGTCGTGAACCACTCGGTGTTGCTCTTAAGGCTGTTGCTGCTGCCCCAGCTCCTCTTGCCTATGCTGCTGCTGCTCCTGCTTTGATCAAAGCCGCCCCAGCTCCACTCGCTTATGCTGCCGCTCCAGCTCCATTGGCATACGCTCACTCCCCAGCATTGATCAATGCAGCTCCAGCTCCTCTTGCTTATGCTTCCAGCCCAGCTGTATACAGCTCAGGACCAGCGATAGTGAAGACAAGCTTTGCGTCACCTCTCATCTCGTACGCATACTAA